In a genomic window of Planctomicrobium piriforme:
- a CDS encoding PIG-L deacetylase family protein, producing the protein MAFQLSAPPRILAIHAHPDDIEILCAGTLALLKKRGCEIVMASMSPGDKGSAELGPDEIAAVRRKEGAKAASLLGVHYMCLEFRDLCIDVNDESRKKVTEALRKAQPDIVLTAPPVDYMGDHEATSRLVRDACFSAAVPNYYTEQWDPAPLTKKIPALYYMDPIEGVDWYGNPVPSDFVVDISETFETKLQMLACHASQRDWLKRQHGMDEYLDSCRRWSARRGAELGVAYGEGFRQHRGHPYPHDNVLLELLNG; encoded by the coding sequence ATGGCGTTTCAGTTGAGCGCTCCCCCCCGCATTCTGGCCATTCATGCTCACCCCGATGACATCGAAATCCTCTGTGCCGGCACGCTCGCCCTATTGAAGAAACGGGGCTGTGAAATCGTCATGGCCAGCATGAGCCCCGGCGACAAGGGGAGCGCCGAACTCGGACCCGACGAGATCGCTGCCGTGCGACGAAAAGAGGGCGCCAAGGCCGCCTCACTGCTGGGCGTCCATTACATGTGTCTGGAATTCCGCGACCTGTGCATCGACGTGAATGACGAGAGCCGCAAGAAGGTGACCGAGGCGCTGCGGAAGGCCCAGCCTGACATCGTTTTGACCGCCCCTCCTGTCGACTACATGGGAGATCACGAAGCGACGAGCCGGCTGGTCCGCGACGCCTGTTTCTCTGCCGCAGTGCCCAACTACTACACCGAGCAATGGGATCCCGCCCCGCTCACCAAGAAGATTCCGGCGCTGTATTACATGGACCCGATTGAAGGGGTCGACTGGTACGGCAATCCGGTCCCCAGCGATTTCGTGGTCGATATCTCCGAAACGTTCGAAACGAAACTGCAGATGCTCGCCTGCCATGCCAGCCAGCGCGACTGGCTCAAACGGCAGCACGGCATGGACGAATATCTCGATTCCTGCCGCCGCTGGAGCGCCCGCCGCGGCGCGGAACTCGGAGTCGCCTACGGCGAAGGCTTCCGCCAACACCGCGGGCACCCCTACCCCCACGACAACGTGCTGCTCGAACTGCTGAATGGATGA